Within Vicia villosa cultivar HV-30 ecotype Madison, WI linkage group LG1, Vvil1.0, whole genome shotgun sequence, the genomic segment aatactcgATGTTGAAATTGGTTGTTTCTTAATCGGATGTGTACGAGATGGTTTGGAAATACGGGCTCCCTTGAAAGCAATTATTTGGGATTTTGGAGTTAGAGAATCTGAGAAATGTGAATAAGCAACTTCATGGTAAGATAGGCTCCGCATTGTTGAATTCATATTATGTACTTTTCGCCTTTTTTGCGTACCTTTGGTTTTTATCGGTTACGAAGGCCACCAAATTCCGCCCCATCCACCAAAACACGTCCCGCCTATTCGTTCAATTCGTCCAACCTTAAGttcatttttttagttaattttagtaatttcaattcttgatggttttattttatacatgaatttatataatatttttaagtaaaatttattaaaaagatactttataaaaaattattcaaaaaataagtgaaaatctaattaaaagataaaaaaaatctaataatctataaaaaaaatgaaaataaataaataaataaatagacagACAAGTCCACTGCTGACCAATTCGCCACCTTGGCAGGGTAGACTAGATTTTTAAATCTATTTCTATTTGGCGGACTTGTCCATCctactctttttttttgttgacaaATTTAAGATAGAACAGGGCGGAACAGGTGACCCATCCTGCAACAATAATATCTCATATCCTCGTCAAAAAGATACAAAAGTTATAGTATGACTGTATGAGTGATAGGAGAGAGATTTAAAAATATTgcattcaaaaaataataataaagaaatttaagaaaatatattgtttttgaaaaaataaaacaaataattataaaaataataattaacatatttaaagttttttatgAATAGATAGATTTTTTTATGAATGGActagattgattttttttttaaaaaaataatagattaataatgaataaatggGTTACTTTGATAAATCAATTAAcaatcaaatccaaatcaattcAATCTATCTATTTTGCTACccctataaattatattattcttTATCATTCATTTTAATCATAGTTtgtttttagataaaaaaaaagtatgaaaaataaattttaaaaaattatttgataaattttTTATGCATATAAATTATTTGCTTTTAGATAAAAGtatgaaaataaatatattaaaatttaggGTTCAATCTTTATACActataaatataaaagaaaaaatacacTATCATATATCGTAAActtaaaatgtattatttttaaagaaattaaaataataaaaaataaataaacaaatcagcaattatgattaattaaaaatatgaagTATTTCTATGTGTATTAATTAAATTCTATATTTTATTCTATGCATATTGAAAAGTATATATTAGAGAATGAGAAAACCTAAAAAGAGATTTGCTTTTAGTATAAAAAAGAGtcgtttaaaatttaaataaccctTAACGGCCCTGACGGAATTCTTACGCCATGCAGTTTctataaacaaaaacaatatttgACTGCGTATTGATTTTGACGGTGATTTCACGCTATACATACAAAACCtgcttatatatatattagtCGCTTATTACTATTCTTTCTCCGTTTTCCTTCTTCTCGCTTCACAAATCACAaggttcttctttctttttcctttttaacTCAACTTATTTACATTATCCATTCACGTCGTCATAGTAATAATGTCGATGATTAATGCGTTTTTTCTATGATCTTGCGTTTGATTGCAGTTAGGGATCATCATCAAGGTTCACTGTATTTGGAAACTTGTGACGATGTTTCCGCAACAGAATAATTCAAGTAACAATCCTTTTGGAATTCAGTATTTTCTGATGcatccaaaccattttgttggtaGGTTCAATCTTGTAAGACCGAATTTTGAATTTATAACTTATGACTACGCGTGTGTCTGGTTCTGCaataaagaaaattgattttgagttaATTGATTATGTGAAGTTGAACGgtcaaaaaatcaaatttagaATCAAAAGTTATAAACCCTAGCTTCAAGTTGAATCAattctaaaaattataatcaATTTTATTCGAGAATAATCCAAACGTGAAACCAAACATTCagtatgtcttatagcttataagtTTATACATTTTAAAAAACTTGTTAAGCAACTCTAGTTTTCTAACTTATAACCTTTTCTTATAAGCTAATTTTAGTAGTTAatagtttatcatttttttttcacacaattttatccttgttattttaattaaaaaaatatattagttaaatatattattttatgtcattttacattaataagataatttaattgttaatttTAGCAAACAATACGAATTCAGTCGTTTAGTTTATTTGCCATCACATAGGAGCTATCTTATATAAGGTATCATCTATATAAGGTATCTACCATAAATTAGATTATCAGTTTTCAAGACATAGATTCTTTCTAGTGCTTCATACCCAGCATTTGGTTCTCCAGGAACTCCTGCATCTGGGGCTTCAAGTTGCATTGTATTTTGTTTCCCAAACATGTGTGCATTTGGTCAGTCTGGTTCTTTATTTGGTACCAGCAGCCCATTTGAGAGTACAACTACAGCCTTTGGAGGCCACAATTCTGCGTTTGGTGAGTTCAATAGTATTTTAAATTTGATCTTCTTTCTGATAACTCTATTTTCAAGATGCTGGAGGCTTGAATAATTAGTGTCTATTTTGGTATCTTAAATTCTTATGCCATTGTAATTGAGAGTGATCTATTAAAATTTTCTTGTGCAGGATCACAGGCCCCCATTCCGGCTTTTGGAAGTAGAGTAGCTAGTTACTCAGCTACAACTGAAACAGATAGTGGTAACATACCACCTGGAAAATTGGAGTCCATATCAGCCATGCCTGTTTACAAAGATAAAAGCCATGAAGAGCTAAGATGGGTGGACTGTCAATTAGGATATAAAGGTAATTATTAGCATCTCTTGGCTTCCTTTTCTgcctttttttattattgttgtatTGTTAATTTGTTATTGTTATATTTTGCGGTTTTGTAATCCTATCTAAGAACCAACTCTCTTCCTAGGATCATCAGCCTTTGGTCAGAATCCTGCTTTTGGAGGTTTTGGCTCTACTACTACTCCAAGTCCATTTGGAAGTGCCACCCAACCATCACAACCAGCATTTGGAAGTAACACCCAACAATCGCAACCAGCATTTGGAAGCAGCATATTTGGTTCCTCAACACCTTTTGGTGCATCATCCCAGCCGGCATTTGGTGCGACCAGCATTCCTGCATTTGGTGCGTCCAGCACCCCTGCGTTTGGTGCGTCCAGCACCCCGGCTTTTGGTGCGACCAGCACCCCGGCTTTTGGTGCGACATCAACCTCAGCTTTTGGTGCGACATCAACCTCAGCTTTTGGTAACACAGGGGGTGCATTTGGCATGTCAAGTACTCCTGTGTTTGGAGATGGGGGAGCCTTTGGGGCGTCAAGTAGTCCTGTATTTGGCTCATCAAGCACATCTGCATTTGGAGCTTCCAGCACTCCTGCTTTTGGTGCTTCTAGTAGCCCAGCTTTTAGTTTTGGCTCGTCCACTCAGGCTTTTGGTCAGTCTAGTTCTGCATTTGGTTCCAGCAGCCCTTTTGGCAGTACAACCTCAGCCTTTGGAGGTCAAACTTCTTCGGCATTTGGTGAGTttaatagtttttaatttttttctttgtgaTATATCTATCTTTACGATGCAAGGGACTCGAATAATTGCATTTTTTTTCTGTATCTTATGTCGTTATCGAGagtgattttttcatattttttaatacaGGATCACAGACTCCCACTCCAGCATTTGGAAGTACTGGTATGGGGCAGTCAGGATTTGGAGGTCAGCGAGGTGGAAGTAGAGTAGCTAGTTACTCAGCTACAACTGAAACAGATAGTAGTAACACACCACCTGGAAGATTGGAGTCCATATCAGCGATGCCTGTTTACAGGGATAAAAGCCATGAGGAGCTAAGATGGGAGGACTATAAATCGGGAGATAAAGGtacttttaaataaatatattaaattgaaaTAGTTTGATGATTCTTCAAGCTTTCATTGGTGTTGACTGATTGTCTTGACTTATTTCAATTTCAGGAGGACCACTTGCCTCTGCTCCACAGCAAACCGGTATGGCTGGCTTTAATTCATCTACGACACAAACAAATGCCTTTTCTCCATCACCTGTATTTGGTCAATCATCAGCCAATCCTTTCTCTAGCACAACACCTAATTCTAACCCATTTGCACCGAAGACTTCAACATTTTCTTCTGGATTTGGAACTTCAGCTCCTGCTTTCAGTTCATCGGCTTTTGGTTCTTCAACGTCAGCAGCAGCACCATCCATTTTTGGCTCATCCTCATCCCCGTTTGGTGCCAACTCTTCGTCGCAGGCATTTGGGTCATCCTCTTCCCTGTTTAATACTGCAGCTCAGAGTACATCTTCACCATTTGGCTCAAGCATTTTTGGCAACACCCAGCCATCCCAATTATTTAGCTCTGCAGCCCCTACAGATTCACATTCTAGTTCTGTTTACGGTCAGAATACCTCCCCCTTTGGGCAGACTGCCGAGTTCAGTCAATCAAGCTTGTCCAGTTCACCTTCGTCAGAGCTTGTTGGAAGCATTTTCTCAAGCAGCACGTCACTCACGTCTAACGCTCTGACAGGTTTTGGCCAAACAGCGGTGAGTAGTTTTGATAATGCTTTTCGCTTTTAACTTTGTTTTTTTGTTAGAGATCATGGTTTTTGAGGATCAAACTGCATCTTTGTATGTTACTGTTCAATACTTGTCCATTTAGTTTTTCTGCATGACAAACATTTGCCTACCCCACCTCCAGTTTGTACTAGATTTCATTTTCTATTATCCTTTTTTACTATGTAACTGCAGCCGTCAATGTCAGCACCACTCCAATCTTCACAACCTGCTCAGTCAAGTGGTACCTTTTCCTTTAACAACTCTGGCCAGACACAACCTGGTTAGTTCAATATTTTTTGCTATGAGTGCACTATATTTTTAGTTTcatgcaataattgaatgattaaTGTTTCAAATCCATTGTTTTGTTTTGCTGTCATAAATAGTTTGTGCAAGTAGCTTCATTGGAACTGCAGGCATGTTTGGTCagaataattttgaatttcagtaagttattttattttggttttgtgcaataatttaaattattgtaTACCTTTTTCAATTAAATGACTTTTTTGTTGACTGGATATTTTTGTGTTTGCAGGGCTATTCCCCAAAGTTCTACGGTTGTAACAGCAGCGCCCGTTACAAACTCATTTGGAACCACTCCCTCTGCTCAATGTGAAAAATCCAGCATGCCTGTAAACAATGTTTCTTGATTTTAACTTCTGATTCTGTTGATTTTTTAGGCTGGTTTTATACTTTAACATAAGTCCCTCTTTATTTGATTTATCTTTTCAATGCTAACTATGATCAAACCCTTGTAGACGGTTTTACATTTTATGAAAGCTAATAAGTGCCAAACTGAAACCTCTTTTCAGGTCCAAGACAAACCTGTTACCTTAAGGCGAAAGAAAATCCAGATAAGGACAGATAAGAATAGGGGACCAAAGGTGAATAATTGAGTTGAAACTTTATTTGTTATGATCAAGGTTTTTGTAATAACTAGGCTTATG encodes:
- the LOC131644239 gene encoding nuclear pore complex protein NUP98A-like isoform X2, producing the protein MFPQQNNSSNNPFGIQYFLMHPNHFVGTPASGASSCIVFCFPNMCAFGQSGSLFGTSSPFESTTTAFGGHNSAFGSQAPIPAFGSRVASYSATTETDSGNIPPGKLESISAMPVYKDKSHEELRWVDCQLGYKAFGQNPAFGGFGSTTTPSPFGSATQPSQPAFGSNTQQSQPAFGSSIFGSSTPFGASSQPAFGATSIPAFGASSTPAFGASSTPAFGATSTPAFGATSTSAFGATSTSAFGNTGGAFGMSSTPVFGDGGAFGASSSPVFGSSSTSAFGASSTPAFGASSSPAFSFGSSTQAFGQSSSAFGSSSPFGSTTSAFGGQTSSAFGSQTPTPAFGSTGMGQSGFGGQRGGSRVASYSATTETDSSNTPPGRLESISAMPVYRDKSHEELRWEDYKSGDKGGPLASAPQQTGMAGFNSSTTQTNAFSPSPVFGQSSANPFSSTTPNSNPFAPKTSTFSSGFGTSAPAFSSSAFGSSTSAAAPSIFGSSSSPFGANSSSQAFGSSSSLFNTAAQSTSSPFGSSIFGNTQPSQLFSSAAPTDSHSSSVYGQNTSPFGQTAEFSQSSLSSSPSSELVGSIFSSSTSLTSNALTGFGQTAPSMSAPLQSSQPAQSSGTFSFNNSGQTQPVCASSFIGTAGMFGQNNFEFQAIPQSSTVVTAAPVTNSFGTTPSAQCEKSSMPVQDKPVTLRRKKIQIRTDKNRGPKPGFGGQQGGSRVASYSTTTQVDTGLILVDISAMSVYENKSHEELRWEDYLLKV
- the LOC131644239 gene encoding nuclear pore complex protein NUP98A-like isoform X1 produces the protein MFPQQNNSSNNPFGIQYFLMHPNHFVGTPASGASSCIVFCFPNMCAFGQSGSLFGTSSPFESTTTAFGGHNSAFGSQAPIPAFGSRVASYSATTETDSGNIPPGKLESISAMPVYKDKSHEELRWVDCQLGYKGSSAFGQNPAFGGFGSTTTPSPFGSATQPSQPAFGSNTQQSQPAFGSSIFGSSTPFGASSQPAFGATSIPAFGASSTPAFGASSTPAFGATSTPAFGATSTSAFGATSTSAFGNTGGAFGMSSTPVFGDGGAFGASSSPVFGSSSTSAFGASSTPAFGASSSPAFSFGSSTQAFGQSSSAFGSSSPFGSTTSAFGGQTSSAFGSQTPTPAFGSTGMGQSGFGGQRGGSRVASYSATTETDSSNTPPGRLESISAMPVYRDKSHEELRWEDYKSGDKGGPLASAPQQTGMAGFNSSTTQTNAFSPSPVFGQSSANPFSSTTPNSNPFAPKTSTFSSGFGTSAPAFSSSAFGSSTSAAAPSIFGSSSSPFGANSSSQAFGSSSSLFNTAAQSTSSPFGSSIFGNTQPSQLFSSAAPTDSHSSSVYGQNTSPFGQTAEFSQSSLSSSPSSELVGSIFSSSTSLTSNALTGFGQTAPSMSAPLQSSQPAQSSGTFSFNNSGQTQPVCASSFIGTAGMFGQNNFEFQAIPQSSTVVTAAPVTNSFGTTPSAQCEKSSMPVQDKPVTLRRKKIQIRTDKNRGPKPGFGGQQGGSRVASYSTTTQVDTGLILVDISAMSVYENKSHEELRWEDYLLKV
- the LOC131644239 gene encoding nuclear pore complex protein NUP98A-like isoform X3 translates to MFPQQNNSSNNPFGIQYFLMHPNHFVGTPASGASSCIVFCFPNMCAFGQSGSLFGTSSPFESTTTAFGGHNSAFGSQAPIPAFGSRVASYSATTETDSGNIPPGKLESISAMPVYKDKSHEELRWVDCQLGYKGSSAFGQNPAFGGFGSTTTPSPFGSATQPSQPAFGSNTQQSQPAFGSSIFGSSTPFGASSQPAFGATSIPAFGASSTPAFGASSTPAFGATSTPAFGATSTSAFGATSTSAFGNTGGAFGMSSTPVFGDGGAFGASSSPVFGSSSTSAFGASSTPAFGASSSPAFSFGSSTQAFGQSSSAFGSSSPFGSTTSAFGGQTSSAFGSQTPTPAFGSTGMGQSGFGGQRGGSRVASYSATTETDSSNTPPGRLESISAMPVYRDKSHEELRWEDYKSGDKGGPLASAPQQTGMAGFNSSTTQTNAFSPSPVFGQSSANPFSSTTPNSNPFAPKTSTFSSGFGTSAPAFSSSAFGSSTSAAAPSIFGSSSSPFGANSSSQAFGSSSSLFNTAAQSTSSPFGSSIFGNTQPSQLFSSAAPTDSHSSSVYGQNTSPFGQTAEFSQSSLSSSPSSELVGSIFSSSTSLTSNALTGFGQTAPSMSAPLQSSQPAQSSGTFSFNNSGQTQPVCASSFIGTAGMFGQNNFEFQAIPQSSTVVTAAPVTNSFGTTPSAQCEKSSMPVQDKPVTLRRKKIQIRTDKNRGPKDLEVNKVEVE